From a region of the Georgenia yuyongxinii genome:
- a CDS encoding methyltransferase family protein codes for MPGPRLVSILGTALEVAGSSMIAWAWLAARDVYLIEPGRLLTDGVYGRVRHPMYVGWALLYLGGALTSRNGWALAVLPVAVRIVHHEVLREERALVERFGTTYEKYQDRVPRYGLWVMPRG; via the coding sequence GTGCCAGGGCCCCGCCTGGTGTCGATCCTGGGCACCGCGCTGGAGGTCGCCGGAAGCTCGATGATCGCGTGGGCGTGGCTCGCGGCCCGAGATGTGTATCTGATCGAGCCCGGTCGGCTGCTCACCGATGGCGTCTACGGGCGCGTGCGGCACCCGATGTATGTCGGCTGGGCCCTGCTCTACCTTGGCGGCGCCCTGACCTCCCGGAATGGATGGGCGCTGGCGGTCTTGCCGGTGGCCGTGAGGATCGTGCACCACGAGGTCCTGCGTGAGGAAAGGGCTCTAGTCGAGCGTTTCGGCACGACCTACGAGAAGTACCAGGACCGCGTGCCGCGGTACGGGCTGTGGGTCATGCCTCGGGGGTGA
- a CDS encoding arginase family protein produces MSRTLHADPLWPRAGGWPPLDELGAAGADLVLLGIPTWRTSLSPTGAAATPAAVREALRLYAPFVAAGGTGSAVDLLPLRCADAGDVTEPDGADGENRALAAVAAAAASARVVVVLGGDNAATVPAALGALGPGLGTAGLVTVDAHHDLRDGVSNGSPVRRLIAAGLDGHRVVQVGIADFANSPAYAERAEAAGITVVHRDELHRRPMAAVMAQALDRAASGGGGVHVDLDVDVCDRAVAPACPAALPGGLASHELRAAARTAGAHPAVRSVDLTEVDATADAPDGRTVRLVALCVLEVLAGLATRPTGE; encoded by the coding sequence ATGAGCCGGACGCTGCACGCGGACCCGCTGTGGCCGCGTGCCGGCGGCTGGCCGCCACTGGACGAGCTCGGTGCGGCGGGCGCCGACCTGGTGCTCCTCGGTATCCCGACCTGGCGCACGTCCCTGTCCCCCACCGGCGCCGCAGCCACCCCGGCCGCCGTGCGGGAGGCGCTGCGCCTGTACGCACCGTTTGTCGCCGCCGGGGGCACGGGCTCGGCCGTCGACCTGCTCCCCCTGCGCTGCGCCGACGCCGGCGACGTCACCGAGCCCGACGGCGCCGACGGCGAGAACCGCGCCCTTGCCGCCGTCGCCGCTGCGGCCGCCAGTGCTCGAGTGGTGGTCGTCCTCGGCGGTGACAACGCCGCCACCGTCCCCGCGGCGCTCGGTGCCCTGGGCCCCGGCCTCGGCACCGCGGGGCTGGTGACCGTGGACGCGCACCACGACCTGCGCGACGGCGTCTCCAACGGTTCACCGGTGCGGCGCCTGATCGCCGCTGGCCTCGACGGGCACCGGGTGGTCCAGGTCGGCATCGCCGACTTCGCGAACTCGCCCGCCTACGCCGAACGGGCAGAGGCGGCCGGCATCACGGTGGTCCACCGCGACGAGCTCCACCGGCGCCCGATGGCGGCCGTGATGGCCCAGGCCCTGGACCGGGCCGCGTCGGGCGGTGGCGGCGTCCATGTCGACCTCGACGTCGACGTCTGCGACCGGGCCGTCGCGCCCGCCTGCCCCGCCGCCCTGCCCGGCGGCCTTGCGTCACATGAGCTGCGGGCCGCCGCCCGCACCGCCGGCGCCCACCCCGCCGTGCGGTCGGTGGACCTCACCGAGGTGGACGCGACGGCGGACGCACCCGATGGCCGCACGGTCCGGCTCGTCGCCCTGTGCGTCCTGGAGGTGCTCGCCGGGCTCGCGACCCGCCCCACCGGCGAGTAG
- the hutH gene encoding histidine ammonia-lyase, with protein MVTDGAGAPGTKGAGAAGAVAVGPGAPTPADVVAVARGGAAVRLTEEALAALDSGRAFVEALADDDQPHYGVSTGFGALAVRHIPPADRARLQRSLVRSHAAGSGAEVEREVVRAMMLLRLSTLATGRTGVRRTTAEAYAALLSAGLTPVVPEHGSLGCSGDLAPLAHVALALTGEGDVRDGGGALRPAAEALATAGLTPVVLAEKEGLALINGTDGMLGMLVLAEADLHLLLRTADIAAAMSVEALLGTDAAYAEDLVALRPHPGQAAAARNLRTLVAGSAIMASHRGPDCPQVQDAYSLRCVPQVHGAARDTLAHTEVVAGHELAAAIDNPVVTTDGRVASNGNFHGAPLGYAADFLAIAVADVAAMSERRTDRFLDPARSHGLPPFLAHDPGVDSGLMIAQYTAAGIVAELKRLAVPASVDTIPSSAMQEDHVSMGWAATRKLRRALDGLAQVLAVELLTAARALDLRAPLAPAPATAAVRDALRGAGVPGPGPDAPLAPQLAAVVAAVRDGVVLAAAEKVAGELA; from the coding sequence GTGGTCACGGACGGAGCCGGGGCGCCGGGGACGAAAGGAGCCGGCGCGGCGGGGGCGGTCGCCGTCGGGCCCGGGGCACCGACCCCGGCCGACGTCGTCGCGGTCGCCCGCGGGGGTGCCGCGGTGCGCCTGACCGAGGAGGCGCTGGCCGCGCTCGACTCCGGTCGTGCCTTCGTGGAGGCCCTGGCCGACGACGACCAGCCCCACTACGGCGTCTCCACCGGCTTCGGCGCCCTCGCCGTCCGGCACATCCCACCCGCCGACCGCGCCCGGCTCCAGCGCAGCCTCGTGCGCTCCCACGCCGCCGGCTCCGGCGCCGAGGTGGAGCGGGAAGTGGTGCGGGCGATGATGCTCCTGCGCCTGTCCACCCTGGCCACCGGCCGCACCGGGGTGCGCCGGACCACCGCCGAGGCCTACGCCGCCCTGCTCTCCGCCGGCCTCACCCCGGTGGTGCCGGAGCACGGCTCCCTGGGCTGCTCCGGCGACCTCGCCCCGCTCGCCCACGTGGCCCTGGCCCTGACCGGAGAGGGCGACGTCCGCGACGGCGGCGGCGCGCTGCGCCCGGCCGCCGAGGCCCTCGCCACCGCGGGGCTGACGCCGGTCGTGCTCGCCGAGAAGGAGGGGCTGGCCCTCATCAACGGCACCGACGGCATGCTCGGCATGCTGGTGCTGGCCGAGGCGGACCTGCACCTGCTGCTGCGCACCGCGGACATCGCGGCCGCCATGAGCGTCGAAGCACTGCTGGGCACCGATGCCGCCTATGCCGAGGATCTCGTCGCGCTGCGCCCCCACCCCGGCCAGGCGGCCGCTGCACGCAACCTCCGCACGCTCGTGGCCGGGTCCGCGATCATGGCCAGCCACCGCGGCCCCGACTGCCCGCAGGTCCAGGACGCCTACTCGCTGCGCTGCGTCCCGCAGGTGCACGGCGCCGCGCGCGACACCCTCGCCCACACCGAAGTGGTCGCCGGCCACGAGCTCGCCGCCGCCATCGACAACCCGGTGGTCACCACCGACGGTCGGGTGGCCTCCAACGGCAACTTCCACGGTGCGCCGCTCGGTTACGCCGCCGACTTCCTGGCCATCGCGGTCGCCGACGTCGCCGCCATGTCCGAGCGCCGCACCGACCGGTTCCTCGACCCGGCCCGCAGCCACGGCCTGCCGCCCTTCCTCGCCCACGACCCCGGCGTCGACTCCGGCCTGATGATCGCCCAGTACACCGCCGCCGGGATCGTCGCCGAGCTCAAACGGCTCGCCGTCCCGGCGTCGGTCGACACCATCCCCTCCTCGGCGATGCAGGAGGACCACGTCTCGATGGGCTGGGCCGCCACCCGCAAGCTGCGCCGCGCGCTCGACGGCCTGGCGCAGGTGCTCGCCGTCGAGCTCCTGACTGCCGCCCGGGCGCTCGACCTGCGCGCCCCGCTGGCACCGGCCCCGGCCACCGCGGCCGTGCGGGACGCCCTGCGCGGCGCCGGCGTGCCCGGCCCCGGACCGGACGCCCCGCTCGCCCCGCAGCTCGCCGCCGTCGTCGCTGCCGTACGCGACGGCGTCGTGCTGGCCGCCGCGGAAAAGGTGGCGGGCGAGCTCGCCTGA
- a CDS encoding DUF6191 domain-containing protein: MDRPDRAHLHPTTAQTPRQTPPPTQRRRPALLTPTRGHGPRVGILPTPFPRRSISSRAGPASAPPAPPSIHTPPHRPSTPRPTVHPHPAPPSIHTQPRGPHPAARLPLLGSGRVRRGLLDVRPGLKHLTDERERQRLEIERPGDGAPPFGIDLDAGIAYPQTKPARKPETKPARTPNPPVTPEA; the protein is encoded by the coding sequence CTGGACCGCCCTGACCGGGCACACCTACATCCGACCACCGCCCAAACCCCTCGGCAAACGCCTCCCCCCACCCAGCGACGACGACCCGCCCTACTAACACCGACCCGGGGCCACGGCCCCCGGGTCGGGATTCTCCCGACACCGTTCCCGCGGCGGTCGATCAGCAGCCGCGCAGGCCCGGCCTCCGCACCCCCCGCCCCACCGTCCATCCACACCCCGCCCCACCGTCCATCCACACCCCGCCCCACCGTCCATCCACACCCCGCCCCACCGTCCATCCACACCCAGCCCCGCGGTCCCCACCCCGCCGCCCGGCTACCGCTCCTAGGATCAGGCCGTGTTCGACGAGGTCTTCTCGATGTTCGCCCCGGACTCAAACACCTGACCGACGAACGCGAACGCCAACGCCTCGAGATCGAACGACCCGGCGACGGCGCCCCACCCTTCGGCATCGACCTCGACGCCGGCATCGCCTACCCACAAACCAAACCCGCACGAAAACCAGAAACCAAACCGGCACGAACACCCAACCCCCCGGTCACCCCCGAGGCATGA
- a CDS encoding flavin-containing monooxygenase, producing the protein MMSEHFDTVVIGAGQAGLATGYHLTRQGADVVILESRARVGDVWRERYDSLQLYSPAIGDGLPGMAFPAPRFSYPTGTQMADFIESYAQSMALPVRTGVFVERVRARTDGGYLVDTADGQQLAADQVVVTTGGHHRPFVPAFAGDLDPDIVQIHSAGYRNASQLQDGPVLVVGASHSGADLALEVASAHQTHLSGRIHGEIPYTLGRPSGYLATLFIPFVFKHGLTLRTPIGRRLAPSVRQGGGPLIRVKRAHLKAAGVELIEARTVGVQDGLPVLDDGRVLDVRNVLWCTGYREDYRWVEPAPLDEDGFPRSYRGVVDDAPGLYFVGLPFQYAFASMLILGVGRDSAYVARHISSHRRSRQGTGAGALRAGQV; encoded by the coding sequence ATCATGAGCGAGCACTTTGACACCGTCGTCATCGGCGCAGGACAGGCGGGCCTGGCCACCGGGTACCACCTCACCCGGCAGGGCGCGGACGTCGTCATCCTTGAGTCCCGAGCCCGAGTGGGCGACGTGTGGCGGGAGCGATACGACTCCCTCCAGCTCTACTCGCCCGCGATCGGTGACGGGTTGCCGGGCATGGCGTTCCCGGCGCCCCGGTTCAGCTACCCCACGGGCACGCAGATGGCCGACTTCATCGAGTCCTACGCGCAGTCGATGGCCCTGCCAGTTCGCACGGGCGTCTTCGTGGAACGGGTTCGTGCCCGGACCGACGGCGGCTACCTCGTCGACACCGCGGACGGTCAGCAGCTTGCGGCGGACCAGGTCGTGGTAACCACGGGAGGTCACCATCGACCGTTCGTTCCCGCGTTTGCGGGCGACTTGGACCCGGACATCGTGCAGATCCATTCCGCCGGGTACCGCAACGCGAGTCAGTTGCAGGACGGACCGGTGCTGGTGGTCGGCGCCAGCCACTCCGGCGCCGACCTGGCGTTGGAGGTGGCTAGCGCCCACCAGACCCATCTGTCCGGCCGCATCCACGGCGAGATCCCGTACACGCTCGGGCGTCCCTCGGGGTACCTGGCCACCTTGTTCATCCCGTTCGTCTTCAAGCACGGGCTTACGCTCAGGACGCCGATCGGACGGCGGCTGGCCCCCAGCGTCCGTCAAGGAGGTGGCCCGCTCATCCGGGTCAAGCGTGCTCATCTGAAAGCCGCGGGCGTGGAGCTGATCGAAGCCCGCACGGTCGGGGTGCAGGACGGGTTGCCGGTGCTGGACGACGGACGCGTCCTCGACGTGCGCAACGTGCTGTGGTGCACGGGCTACCGAGAGGACTACCGGTGGGTCGAGCCGGCGCCGTTGGACGAGGACGGGTTCCCGCGCAGCTACCGGGGCGTCGTCGACGATGCGCCTGGCTTGTACTTCGTGGGACTTCCGTTCCAATACGCCTTCGCCTCCATGCTCATCCTCGGCGTGGGGCGGGACAGCGCCTATGTGGCCCGGCATATCTCGTCACACCGTCGGTCGCGGCAAGGTACGGGCGCCGGTGCATTGCGGGCTGGTCAGGTGTGA
- a CDS encoding S1C family serine protease — MVDPLDAYSEVVTSVAATLQPSVLSVLVRSRRGSGAGSAVAFTDDGLLLTSAHVVEGVRGGGVVAADGDEAPFDVLGADRLSDLAVLRTRSHLAPPATLGDADHLRVGQLVVAVGNPLGFAGSVTAGVVSALGRSLPVRTVHGAHSIDDVIQTDAALNPGNSGGALADSTATVVGVNTAVAGIGLGLAVPVNSTTRRILTELISTGRVRRAWLGIGGVTMAIPPALGERLGRRTGLHVAEVVPGSPAAAAGVFLGDMVIASGATPVTTAQDLQRLMLGTAVGRSFPVTVYRRGALVDVVATLAELVP, encoded by the coding sequence ATGGTCGATCCGCTCGACGCCTACTCCGAGGTGGTCACCTCGGTCGCGGCTACGCTGCAGCCCTCGGTCCTGTCCGTGCTGGTGCGCTCACGCCGGGGCAGCGGCGCGGGCTCCGCCGTCGCCTTCACCGACGACGGGCTCCTGCTGACCAGTGCGCACGTGGTCGAAGGCGTGCGCGGCGGTGGGGTGGTCGCGGCCGACGGCGACGAGGCCCCCTTCGACGTCCTCGGCGCCGACCGCCTCTCCGACCTCGCCGTGCTGCGCACCCGCAGCCACCTCGCCCCACCCGCGACGCTCGGCGACGCCGACCACCTCCGCGTCGGTCAGCTCGTCGTCGCCGTCGGCAACCCCCTGGGGTTCGCCGGGTCCGTCACCGCCGGGGTGGTCAGCGCGCTGGGACGCTCCCTGCCCGTGCGCACGGTCCACGGCGCCCACTCCATCGACGACGTCATCCAGACCGACGCGGCGTTGAACCCGGGCAACAGCGGCGGCGCGCTCGCCGACTCCACCGCCACCGTGGTGGGCGTGAACACGGCGGTCGCGGGCATCGGGCTGGGGTTGGCCGTCCCGGTCAACTCCACCACCCGCCGCATCCTCACCGAGCTGATCAGCACGGGGCGTGTGCGCCGCGCGTGGCTGGGCATCGGCGGGGTGACCATGGCGATCCCGCCGGCCCTGGGCGAGCGGCTCGGCCGGCGCACCGGGCTGCACGTGGCCGAGGTGGTCCCGGGCAGTCCGGCCGCCGCGGCGGGCGTCTTCCTGGGGGACATGGTCATCGCCTCCGGCGCCACACCCGTGACGACGGCGCAGGACCTGCAGCGCCTCATGCTCGGCACCGCGGTGGGCCGCTCGTTCCCGGTGACGGTCTACCGGCGCGGCGCGCTCGTGGACGTCGTCGCCACGCTGGCGGAGCTGGTGCCATGA
- a CDS encoding LuxR C-terminal-related transcriptional regulator yields MADAELVDRGRVAFSRARWAEAYDQLAAADRDGQIAAADLARLATATVLLGEEAKGCDTLGRAYHAYLDAGNAEGAASCAFWAGMLLLSHGHPEQGAGWIAKARRAADDGPADGVVHGYLSLPSAIQALRARDFPRALEGYSAALEVGERWHDLDLVALARLGLGSTRVGLGEVTAGNALLDEVMAGVTAGEISQIPAGIVYCTVIHVCRECYDLRRAREWTAALTRWCEQQPDLVPFRGECLANRAYVMMTQGDWADALAEADRAVERLSDPPGQPELGWAIYHRAEILRVLGEDVDAEEAYRRANQLGWDPQPGLALLRARQGRTEEAVTAVRRALDAAGQGPVRGVVLPAVVEVTLAAGDVTAARQAVDELAEIAGRLDSTWLSAVAAQAVGAVQLAEGAADGARGTLRRAWTTWRELGVPYEAARTRVLMGQAYRALGDEEAAQLELDAARWTFSQLGARSDLTAVEALARRTAGTGRLTAREVEVVRLVATGRTNRAIATELFLSEKTVARHLSNIFTKLDLPSRAAATAYAYEHHLV; encoded by the coding sequence ATGGCCGACGCCGAGCTGGTGGACCGCGGCAGGGTGGCGTTCTCCCGCGCTCGGTGGGCCGAGGCCTACGACCAGCTCGCAGCGGCCGATCGCGACGGGCAGATCGCGGCCGCGGACCTTGCGCGGCTGGCCACCGCGACGGTGCTGCTCGGCGAGGAGGCCAAGGGTTGCGACACGCTGGGTCGCGCCTACCACGCCTACCTCGATGCGGGGAACGCCGAGGGGGCGGCCAGCTGCGCATTCTGGGCCGGGATGCTGCTGCTCAGCCACGGGCACCCCGAGCAGGGCGCCGGATGGATCGCGAAGGCGCGCCGGGCCGCCGACGATGGGCCGGCGGATGGCGTGGTCCACGGCTACCTCAGCCTGCCGTCCGCGATCCAGGCCTTGCGCGCCCGTGACTTCCCACGCGCGCTCGAGGGGTACTCCGCGGCGCTGGAGGTGGGGGAGCGCTGGCACGATCTCGACCTCGTGGCACTTGCCAGGCTCGGGCTGGGCAGCACCCGCGTCGGCCTCGGCGAGGTGACGGCCGGCAACGCCCTGCTCGACGAGGTCATGGCTGGTGTCACCGCCGGTGAGATCTCACAGATCCCGGCAGGGATCGTCTACTGCACCGTTATCCACGTGTGCCGGGAGTGCTATGACCTCAGGCGCGCTCGTGAGTGGACGGCCGCGTTGACCCGCTGGTGCGAGCAGCAGCCCGACCTGGTGCCCTTCCGCGGGGAGTGTCTGGCCAACCGCGCCTACGTCATGATGACGCAAGGGGACTGGGCAGATGCGCTGGCCGAGGCGGACCGGGCCGTCGAGCGCCTCTCCGACCCGCCGGGCCAGCCGGAGCTGGGCTGGGCGATCTATCACCGGGCGGAGATCCTCCGCGTGCTCGGCGAGGACGTGGATGCCGAGGAGGCCTACCGGCGGGCAAACCAGCTCGGCTGGGACCCGCAGCCCGGCCTTGCGCTGCTGCGGGCACGGCAAGGCCGCACCGAGGAGGCCGTGACGGCCGTGCGGCGCGCTCTTGATGCCGCCGGCCAGGGGCCGGTGCGGGGTGTGGTATTGCCCGCCGTCGTCGAGGTCACCCTGGCGGCCGGCGACGTCACGGCTGCCCGGCAGGCAGTGGATGAGCTGGCCGAGATCGCGGGGCGGCTGGACAGCACCTGGCTCTCCGCGGTGGCTGCCCAGGCGGTCGGCGCCGTGCAGCTCGCCGAAGGCGCCGCCGACGGCGCGCGGGGCACGCTCCGTCGCGCGTGGACCACCTGGCGTGAGCTCGGCGTGCCGTACGAGGCGGCTCGCACCCGGGTGCTGATGGGCCAGGCCTACCGGGCACTCGGGGACGAGGAAGCCGCTCAGCTCGAGCTCGACGCGGCGCGCTGGACGTTCAGCCAGCTGGGCGCCCGGTCCGATCTCACTGCGGTCGAGGCCCTGGCGCGCCGTACCGCAGGGACGGGCCGGCTGACCGCTCGGGAGGTCGAGGTCGTGCGGCTGGTGGCGACCGGGCGGACGAACCGCGCGATCGCCACCGAACTCTTTCTCAGCGAGAAGACGGTGGCGCGCCACCTCAGCAACATCTTCACCAAGCTGGACCTGCCCTCGCGCGCTGCGGCCACGGCGTACGCGTACGAGCATCACCTCGTGTAG
- the hutI gene encoding imidazolonepropionase produces MSTLVTGIGELVTNDPALGPGPLGIVEDAAVVVDGGRVAWVGAAARAPAADARLDVAGRAVVPGFVDSHTHLVFAGDRAAEFTARAAGVPYDGGGILDTVRATRAAGDSALRARLRTRLAEMRAQGTTTVEIKSGYGLTTAEEARALRLAAEVTEETTFLGAHAVPPEFAGRTHEYVDLVTGAMLTACAPHARWIDVFCEPASPHAFDGDAARAVLSAGARAGLGLRVHAGQLAPGPGVLLAVELGAASADHCTYLTDADVAALADGETVATLLPGVEFSTRHPYPDARRLLDAGVTVALATDCNPGTSYTSSMPFCVALGVRELRMTPAEAVWAATAGGARALRRDDVGRLGPGARADLTILDAPSFVHLAYRPGVPLARALDLPE; encoded by the coding sequence GTGAGCACGCTGGTCACCGGCATCGGCGAGCTGGTCACCAACGACCCGGCTCTGGGACCGGGACCGCTCGGCATCGTCGAGGACGCGGCGGTGGTGGTCGACGGCGGAAGGGTCGCCTGGGTGGGCGCCGCCGCCCGGGCCCCGGCGGCAGACGCGCGCCTCGACGTGGCGGGCCGCGCCGTCGTGCCCGGCTTCGTGGACTCCCACACGCACCTGGTCTTCGCCGGTGACCGTGCCGCGGAGTTCACCGCCCGGGCCGCCGGCGTCCCGTACGACGGCGGCGGGATCCTCGACACCGTGCGCGCCACCCGCGCGGCCGGCGACTCGGCGTTGCGGGCCCGGCTGCGCACCCGGTTGGCGGAGATGCGCGCGCAGGGCACCACCACGGTGGAGATCAAGAGCGGCTACGGGCTCACCACGGCCGAGGAGGCGCGGGCGCTGCGCCTGGCGGCCGAGGTCACCGAGGAGACCACCTTCCTCGGCGCCCACGCGGTGCCACCCGAGTTCGCGGGCCGCACGCACGAGTACGTGGACCTGGTGACCGGGGCGATGCTCACCGCGTGCGCCCCGCACGCCCGGTGGATCGACGTGTTCTGCGAGCCGGCCTCCCCGCACGCCTTCGACGGTGACGCCGCCCGCGCCGTGCTCTCCGCCGGTGCGCGGGCCGGGCTGGGCCTGCGGGTGCACGCCGGTCAGCTCGCGCCCGGCCCGGGGGTGCTCCTCGCCGTGGAGCTCGGTGCCGCGAGCGCCGACCACTGCACGTACCTGACCGATGCGGACGTCGCCGCCCTCGCCGACGGCGAGACGGTCGCCACGCTCCTGCCGGGCGTCGAGTTCTCCACCCGGCACCCCTACCCCGACGCCCGCCGGCTGCTCGACGCGGGAGTCACCGTCGCGCTGGCGACCGACTGCAACCCCGGTACCTCCTACACCAGCTCGATGCCCTTTTGTGTGGCGCTCGGCGTGCGGGAGCTGCGGATGACACCGGCCGAGGCGGTCTGGGCGGCGACGGCGGGCGGGGCGCGGGCGCTGCGCCGCGACGACGTCGGCCGCCTGGGCCCCGGGGCGCGGGCCGACCTGACGATCCTCGACGCGCCGTCCTTCGTCCATCTCGCCTACCGGCCCGGTGTGCCCCTGGCCCGCGCGCTCGACCTGCCCGAGTGA
- the hutU gene encoding urocanate hydratase: MEGSQPVRAPRGTTLTARSWQTEAPLRMLMNNLDPEVAERPEDLVVYGGTGRAARDWASFDAMVATLTTLADDETMLVQSGRPVGVLRTHPWAPRVLLANANLVPQWATWPEFRRLEALGLTMYGQMTAGSWIYIGTQGILQGTYETFAAVAAQHFGGTLAGTLTVTAGCGGMGGAQPLAVTLNGGACLVVDVDPARLRRRVAGGYLGAVAESLDDAVADLEAARRDRRAVSVGLVGNAATVLPELLRRGVEVDVVTDQTSAHDPLAYLPEGVALEEWHDYAARKPEEFTDRARESMARHVEAMVGFLDGGAAVFDYGNSIRAEAVAGGCERAFDVPGFVPAYIRPLFCAGKGPFRWAALSGDPADIAATDRAVLDLFPDDDHLARWIRAAGEHVAFQGLPARICWLGYGDRDAAGVRFNEMVADGRLAAPVVIGRDHLDAGSVASPYRETESMADGSDAIADWPLLNALVAASSGATWVSIHHGGGVGIGRSIHAGQVCVADGTDLAEQKLRRVLTNDPATGVLRHVDAGYDRAAEVAGATGLRVPMREGTGGHR; the protein is encoded by the coding sequence GTGGAAGGATCCCAGCCGGTCCGCGCCCCGCGCGGCACCACCCTGACGGCGCGTAGCTGGCAGACGGAAGCCCCGCTGCGCATGCTGATGAACAACCTCGACCCGGAGGTCGCGGAACGGCCCGAGGACCTGGTCGTCTACGGGGGCACCGGCCGCGCCGCGCGGGACTGGGCCAGCTTCGACGCGATGGTCGCCACCCTGACCACCCTGGCGGACGACGAGACGATGCTCGTCCAGTCCGGCCGCCCGGTCGGCGTGCTGCGCACCCACCCGTGGGCACCCCGGGTCCTCCTCGCCAACGCCAACCTCGTGCCCCAGTGGGCCACCTGGCCGGAGTTCCGCCGCCTCGAGGCCCTCGGTCTGACCATGTACGGGCAGATGACCGCGGGCTCGTGGATCTACATCGGCACCCAGGGCATCCTGCAGGGCACGTACGAGACCTTCGCCGCCGTCGCTGCGCAACACTTCGGCGGCACCCTGGCCGGCACGCTGACCGTGACCGCAGGCTGCGGCGGGATGGGTGGCGCGCAACCACTGGCGGTCACCCTCAACGGCGGCGCGTGCCTGGTGGTCGACGTCGACCCCGCCCGGCTCCGCAGAAGGGTCGCCGGGGGGTACCTGGGCGCCGTCGCCGAGAGCCTGGACGACGCCGTCGCCGACCTGGAGGCGGCGCGCCGCGACCGGCGGGCGGTCAGCGTGGGGCTGGTGGGCAACGCCGCGACGGTGCTGCCCGAGCTGCTCCGCCGCGGGGTGGAGGTGGACGTCGTCACCGACCAGACGTCCGCGCACGACCCCCTCGCCTACCTGCCGGAGGGCGTCGCGCTCGAGGAGTGGCACGACTACGCCGCCCGCAAGCCCGAGGAGTTCACCGACCGGGCCCGGGAGTCGATGGCGCGGCACGTCGAGGCGATGGTGGGCTTCCTGGACGGCGGTGCCGCGGTGTTCGACTACGGCAACTCCATCCGGGCCGAGGCCGTGGCCGGCGGCTGCGAGCGTGCCTTCGACGTTCCCGGGTTCGTGCCCGCCTACATCCGGCCACTGTTCTGCGCGGGCAAGGGTCCGTTCCGCTGGGCGGCACTGTCCGGGGACCCCGCGGACATCGCGGCCACCGACCGGGCGGTGCTCGACCTCTTCCCCGACGACGACCACCTCGCCCGGTGGATCCGCGCCGCCGGCGAGCACGTCGCGTTCCAGGGGCTGCCCGCCCGGATCTGTTGGCTCGGGTACGGCGACCGGGACGCCGCCGGCGTGCGGTTCAACGAGATGGTCGCCGACGGCCGCCTCGCGGCGCCGGTGGTCATCGGCCGGGACCACCTCGACGCCGGGTCGGTCGCCTCGCCCTACCGGGAGACGGAGTCGATGGCCGACGGCTCCGACGCCATCGCCGACTGGCCGCTGCTCAACGCCCTCGTGGCCGCCTCCTCCGGTGCCACCTGGGTCTCGATCCACCACGGTGGCGGGGTGGGCATCGGCCGGTCGATCCACGCCGGGCAGGTGTGCGTGGCCGATGGCACCGATCTGGCCGAGCAGAAGCTGCGCCGCGTGCTGACCAACGACCCCGCCACCGGGGTGCTGCGCCACGTCGACGCGGGCTACGACAGGGCGGCGGAGGTGGCCGGCGCCACCGGCCTGCGGGTGCCCATGCGCGAAGGCACCGGCGGGCACCGGTGA
- a CDS encoding alpha/beta fold hydrolase: MILRARLGTGVTLTCADLGDRAGIPVLLLHAWGESRGVFDRVVPLLPPALRLLVPDQRGHGEADKPADGYALSSLAADAAALLDAVGVPAAVVVGSSSGGYVAQQLALEHPDRVSGLVLVGAPRSLHTRPAFADEVDRLTEPVGEAWVRASLAWFPTFDPIPDDYLVERVADGARIPAHVWREALAGLLDAVPPTEAGAITAPTLVIWGDLDEILPRREQEALTAAIPGARLTVYEETGHLVLWEAPERVAADLARFIASIGR; encoded by the coding sequence CTGGGCACCGGAGTCACTTTGACGTGCGCCGACCTCGGCGACCGCGCCGGGATCCCGGTCCTCCTCCTGCACGCCTGGGGCGAGTCGCGGGGCGTCTTCGACCGCGTCGTCCCGCTCCTCCCGCCGGCCCTCCGTCTCCTCGTCCCGGACCAGCGAGGGCATGGCGAGGCCGACAAGCCGGCGGACGGCTATGCGCTGAGCAGCCTCGCCGCGGATGCCGCGGCGCTGCTCGACGCCGTCGGCGTGCCGGCCGCGGTGGTGGTGGGCAGCTCGAGCGGAGGCTACGTCGCCCAGCAGCTCGCGCTGGAGCATCCGGACCGTGTCAGTGGGCTCGTGCTCGTCGGGGCACCGCGCAGCCTGCACACCCGACCGGCGTTCGCCGACGAGGTGGACCGGCTCACGGAGCCCGTCGGTGAGGCCTGGGTGCGGGCATCCCTCGCGTGGTTCCCGACGTTCGACCCGATCCCGGACGACTACCTGGTGGAGCGGGTCGCCGACGGCGCACGTATACCCGCACACGTCTGGCGGGAGGCGCTCGCGGGTCTGCTGGACGCCGTGCCGCCGACCGAGGCCGGCGCGATCACCGCTCCGACCCTCGTCATTTGGGGAGACCTGGACGAGATCCTTCCCCGGCGGGAGCAGGAGGCCCTCACGGCCGCCATACCGGGCGCACGGTTGACCGTCTACGAGGAGACAGGGCATCTGGTCCTGTGGGAGGCCCCGGAGCGGGTCGCCGCGGACCTCGCGCGATTTATCGCGTCCATCGGCCGGTGA